The window GTTTTCAGTGGGGGTGAAGAATTAGGTCAAGGGTATGGTAGTTCCTTGAAGGAGGCTAAGGCTAGAGCTGCTACGGATGCCTTACTTAAATGGTACTGTTATGAGCCCACCACAAAACAGGCGCCTGTTATCGATGCAGGCCCTGTGATTGTTTAAACAGACACCATGGGAGCCAAACCTAAGAATACAGTCACTAGTTTTGAGCAccaaaataatttgatgtttttttttttttttatttttttttcttttttgtttttttttttatatttatagtttaaaaacaaaaaaaaaataaaaataaaaaaaaaaaaagtcatcACCTGTATATATCAGtatatatgaaaatatttagtaagaataataaacaaatgaATATAAGAACTTACATTGAATCAATCACATATTCCTAAtgaaaagataataaaataacctatattaataacttaCGAACACTATTTTCTATATTATGTAGCAATATCCTTCCGGTAACAGGACATTTTTTCTCCCTTTTCCGttcttccttttcatcACCATCAGTATCATTTAAGTACCCTACAATGCATGGATAACAGAACACATATCCTGTTTCTAACATTGCAGGATTAGTAATCGTGGAATTGCATAGTCTACAAATATGAGAGGAATCATCATTATAATGACgagaattattatatattgcTAGTGGGGTAGGCACATAACGATCTATGTcgttcaattttttttttatagtgCCTAATAAATCTTGGGAGTTATAATGTTGGATCACTTGGATGGCgtagataataataataaacagtCTACTGCCTATATTACTCTTGACATTAGACAAAACagattttatatattttaaaattttgtttgaCGAGAACGAATAATGAGTCAATCTATTATTTATGGGGATAAGGTTATTGTCATTAGAACTCTTAGTGTGTggttcttctttttctataaaCCTTCTAAATCCCACAGAAAACAGATTATCCAATAATGTAGTGGATTTGGTTAGTTTCTTTAGAAATAGTAATTTAACACCAAAGTTTAGAATTTTCCAAAGTTTCTGGAATATAGGCCAATATTTAATGAAAAGGGATTCTAACAAGGTGTATGTGTAATCGTCATCGACCTCATATTCACCAGTAGTAgggtttatttttgtctcaaactttcttttta is drawn from Saccharomycodes ludwigii strain NBRC 1722 chromosome V, whole genome shotgun sequence and contains these coding sequences:
- the PEX12 gene encoding ubiquitin-protein ligase peroxin 12 (similar to Saccharomyces cerevisiae YMR026C | PEX12 | PEroXin), coding for MNYILTSILAPILHNNVTSTLEDTPSLLEIIESNEIEDLFTPAARYAVAQLTSRFPNKYTFKIHNSFEEWWTLYNLIIGYKFLNSGDNATFIEKNYGLQRYNTANTTGKLTLLQIMVILYEKNISQYLVNKLDRLYASILKRKFETKINPTTGEYEVDDDYTYTLLESLFIKYWPIFQKLWKILNFGVKLLFLKKLTKSTTLLDNLFSVGFRRFIEKEEPHTKSSNDNNLIPINNRLTHYSFSSNKILKYIKSVLSNVKSNIGSRLFIIIIYAIQVIQHYNSQDLLGTIKKKLNDIDRYVPTPLAIYNNSRHYNDDSSHICRLCNSTITNPAMLETGYVFCYPCIVGYLNDTDGDEKEERKREKKCPVTGRILLHNIENSVRKLLI